The following are encoded in a window of Streptomyces sp. SAT1 genomic DNA:
- a CDS encoding TetR/AcrR family transcriptional regulator: MTTARRDTYTPQTLLSVAVRVFNERGYDGTSMEHLSKAAGISKSSIYHHVAGKEELLRRAVTRALDGLFGILDEEHARVGGAAERLEYVVRRMVEVLTAELPYVTLLLRVRGNTGTERWALERRRTFDHRVAELLKAAAAEGDVRTDVEVRLATRLVFGMINSIVEWYRPDGGGASEQDVADAVVRLVFGGLRRSG, from the coding sequence ATGACCACGGCCAGACGCGACACGTACACGCCCCAGACGCTGCTGTCGGTGGCCGTGCGGGTCTTCAACGAGCGCGGCTACGACGGCACCTCCATGGAGCACCTGTCCAAGGCCGCGGGCATCTCCAAGTCGTCGATCTACCACCATGTCGCCGGCAAGGAGGAACTGCTGCGCCGGGCGGTCACCCGGGCGCTCGACGGGCTCTTCGGGATCCTCGACGAGGAGCACGCGCGCGTGGGCGGCGCCGCCGAGCGCCTGGAGTACGTCGTACGGCGCATGGTCGAGGTGCTCACCGCCGAACTGCCCTATGTGACGCTGCTGCTGCGGGTGCGTGGCAACACCGGGACCGAGCGCTGGGCGCTGGAGCGGCGGCGCACCTTCGACCACCGGGTGGCCGAGCTGCTGAAGGCGGCGGCCGCCGAGGGCGATGTGCGCACCGACGTGGAGGTGCGGCTGGCGACCCGGCTGGTCTTCGGGATGATCAACTCGATCGTGGAGTGGTACCGCCCGGACGGCGGCGGGGCGAGCGAGCAGGACGTGGCCGACGCCGTGGTGCGGCTCGTCTTCGGCGGGCTGCGCAGGTCGGGCTGA
- a CDS encoding TrmH family RNA methyltransferase, with protein sequence MNDPVAAVSAWHRLAGGAVLLDGFHALKHAVRFGAEVPVAVAADRRAALALAQELAPDVRDALDALLTEVPHGTYASLVPRPHPTAVAALAVRPSREAGLRALAHTPRGAPVVVLDEPRNLGNAGAVIRLAAGFGVTGVVTTGTLDPWHPTVVRGGAGLHFATVVERLSVETLPGGPLFALDPEGEDIRGLKLPDDAVLAFGSERSGLSAALRERTDHLVALPMRPQVSSYNLATSVAMTLYHWSLTGGAPAA encoded by the coding sequence ATGAACGACCCCGTGGCCGCCGTGTCCGCCTGGCACCGGCTCGCCGGTGGCGCCGTGCTCCTGGACGGCTTCCACGCCCTCAAGCACGCCGTGCGTTTCGGGGCCGAGGTGCCGGTGGCGGTCGCCGCCGACCGGCGGGCGGCGCTCGCCCTCGCGCAGGAGCTGGCCCCGGACGTGCGGGACGCGCTGGACGCCCTGCTGACCGAGGTGCCGCACGGGACGTACGCCTCGCTGGTGCCGCGCCCGCATCCCACGGCCGTGGCGGCGCTGGCCGTACGGCCCTCCCGCGAGGCGGGGCTGCGGGCGCTGGCGCACACGCCCCGCGGCGCGCCCGTCGTGGTCCTGGACGAGCCGCGCAACCTGGGCAACGCGGGCGCGGTGATCCGGCTGGCGGCCGGTTTCGGTGTGACCGGGGTGGTCACCACGGGCACCCTGGACCCCTGGCACCCGACGGTGGTGCGCGGCGGGGCGGGGCTGCACTTCGCGACCGTCGTGGAGCGGCTGAGCGTGGAGACGCTGCCGGGCGGCCCGCTGTTCGCGCTCGACCCGGAGGGCGAGGACATCCGCGGGCTGAAGCTGCCCGACGACGCGGTCCTCGCCTTCGGCTCCGAGCGCAGCGGGCTGAGCGCCGCGCTGCGGGAGCGCACCGACCATCTGGTGGCGCTGCCGATGCGCCCCCAGGTCTCCAGCTACAACCTGGCCACCAGTGTGGCCATGACGCTGTACCACTGGAGTCTCACCGGGGGCGCGCCCGCGGCCTGA
- the paaA gene encoding 1,2-phenylacetyl-CoA epoxidase subunit PaaA, giving the protein MATAAAQQTAGVLASDTAGTAAGADALQRAFDAAVAADERIEPRDWMPDAYRASLVRQIAQHAHSEIIGMQPEANWITRAPSLRRKAILMAKVQDEAGHGLYLYSAAETLGVSREELLDKLHSGRQKYSSIFNYPTLTWADVGAVGWLVDGAAITNQVPLCRCSYGPYARAMVRVCKEESFHQRQGYELLLTLSRGTPEQHAMAQDAVDRWWWPSLMMFGPPDDASQHSAQSMAWKIKRHSNDELRQRFVDICVPQAEALGLTLPDPDLKWNEERGHHDFGAIDWTEFQGVLKGNGPCNEQRITQRRRAHDEGAWVREAAAAHAAKHTGTTGAGQE; this is encoded by the coding sequence ATGGCGACAGCAGCCGCGCAGCAGACGGCCGGCGTCCTGGCGAGCGACACAGCGGGCACAGCGGCGGGAGCCGACGCCCTCCAGCGTGCGTTCGACGCCGCGGTCGCCGCCGACGAGCGCATCGAACCACGGGACTGGATGCCCGACGCCTACCGCGCGTCACTGGTCCGGCAGATCGCCCAGCACGCGCATTCCGAGATCATCGGCATGCAGCCGGAGGCCAACTGGATCACGCGCGCGCCGTCCCTGCGCCGCAAGGCCATCCTCATGGCCAAGGTCCAGGACGAGGCGGGCCACGGCCTGTATCTGTACAGCGCGGCCGAGACCCTGGGCGTCAGCCGCGAGGAGCTGCTCGACAAGCTGCACAGCGGTCGGCAGAAGTACTCCTCGATCTTCAACTACCCCACCCTCACCTGGGCGGACGTCGGCGCGGTCGGCTGGCTGGTGGACGGCGCGGCGATCACCAACCAGGTCCCGCTGTGCCGCTGCTCCTACGGCCCGTACGCCCGCGCGATGGTCCGCGTCTGCAAGGAGGAGTCCTTCCACCAGCGCCAGGGGTACGAGCTGCTGCTCACCCTGAGCCGGGGCACACCCGAGCAGCACGCGATGGCGCAGGACGCCGTGGACCGCTGGTGGTGGCCGTCCCTGATGATGTTCGGCCCGCCCGACGACGCCTCCCAGCACTCCGCCCAGTCGATGGCGTGGAAGATCAAGCGCCACTCCAACGACGAGCTGCGCCAGCGCTTCGTCGACATCTGCGTCCCGCAGGCCGAGGCCCTCGGCCTCACCCTGCCCGACCCCGACCTGAAGTGGAACGAGGAGCGGGGCCACCACGACTTCGGCGCCATCGACTGGACCGAGTTCCAGGGCGTCCTCAAGGGCAACGGCCCATGCAACGAACAGCGCATCACCCAGCGCCGACGGGCCCACGACGAGGGCGCCTGGGTGCGGGAGGCGGCCGCCGCCCACGCCGCCAAGCACACCGGCACGACAGGAGCGGGACAGGAATGA
- the paaB gene encoding 1,2-phenylacetyl-CoA epoxidase subunit PaaB, which translates to MTSTDWPLWEVFVRSRRGLSHTHAGSLHAPDAELALRNARDLYTRRGEGVSIWVVPSAAITASSPDEKDPFFEPAADKPYRHPTFYEIPEGVQHL; encoded by the coding sequence ATGACAAGCACCGACTGGCCCCTGTGGGAGGTCTTCGTGCGCTCCCGGCGCGGCCTCTCCCACACCCACGCGGGCAGCCTGCACGCCCCGGACGCGGAGCTGGCCCTGCGCAACGCGCGCGACCTGTACACCCGGCGCGGCGAGGGCGTCTCGATCTGGGTCGTGCCGTCCGCCGCGATCACCGCCTCCTCGCCGGACGAGAAGGACCCCTTCTTCGAACCGGCCGCCGACAAGCCCTACCGGCACCCGACGTTCTACGAGATCCCGGAAGGGGTGCAGCACCTGTGA
- a CDS encoding DUF5819 family protein — MAGLSLPYQVGAVLALAAVVVVACVHVTMVFLHVAPSNTVTKQHGKAVDQWIYPEFEQNWKLFAPNPLQQNVAVQARAETLGADGTSRTTGWYDLSAQDGRAIDGNLLPSHTQQNELRRAFDFYAASHDRQNRAIGLRGTLSEQYVRRIVVMRLDRDRVAGPGGTVERIQLRVRTSAVAPPAWSGEKASNSVSYRTLPWWTVPAGEAGGGVK; from the coding sequence GTGGCCGGGCTGTCCCTGCCGTACCAGGTGGGGGCGGTGCTGGCGCTGGCCGCCGTGGTGGTGGTCGCCTGCGTGCACGTCACGATGGTCTTCCTGCACGTCGCCCCTTCGAACACGGTGACGAAGCAGCACGGCAAGGCCGTCGACCAGTGGATCTACCCGGAGTTCGAGCAGAACTGGAAGCTGTTCGCGCCGAACCCGCTCCAGCAGAACGTCGCCGTGCAGGCGCGCGCCGAGACCCTCGGCGCGGACGGCACCAGCCGCACCACCGGCTGGTACGACCTGTCCGCGCAGGACGGCCGGGCCATCGACGGCAACCTGCTGCCCAGCCACACGCAGCAGAACGAACTGCGCCGCGCCTTCGACTTCTACGCCGCCTCCCACGACCGGCAGAACCGCGCGATCGGGCTGCGCGGCACGCTGTCGGAGCAGTACGTGCGCCGCATCGTGGTGATGCGCCTGGACCGCGACCGGGTGGCGGGTCCGGGCGGGACCGTCGAACGCATCCAGCTGAGGGTCCGCACGTCAGCGGTGGCCCCGCCCGCGTGGAGCGGGGAGAAGGCGTCGAACTCGGTCTCGTACCGCACGCTGCCCTGGTGGACGGTCCCGGCCGGCGAGGCCGGCGGAGGTGTGAAGTGA
- a CDS encoding rhodanese-like domain-containing protein has protein sequence MRFGAGVPTVEVTDLKDGDFLLDVREDDEWQAGHAEGALHIPLGDFVARYGELTEAAPQDGRVHVICRSGGRSAQVTMYLVQQGVDAVNVDGGMQVWAAAGRPVVNDEGQPGHVL, from the coding sequence ATGCGTTTCGGAGCGGGTGTACCCACGGTCGAGGTCACGGACCTCAAGGACGGCGACTTTCTGCTGGACGTCCGCGAGGACGACGAATGGCAGGCGGGACATGCCGAGGGGGCGCTGCACATCCCCCTCGGCGACTTCGTCGCCCGCTACGGCGAGCTGACCGAGGCGGCCCCGCAGGACGGGCGGGTCCATGTGATCTGCCGCTCCGGCGGCCGCTCGGCCCAGGTGACGATGTACCTGGTCCAGCAGGGCGTCGACGCGGTGAACGTCGACGGCGGCATGCAGGTGTGGGCCGCCGCGGGCCGCCCCGTGGTGAACGACGAGGGACAGCCCGGCCACGTCCTCTGA
- the paaN gene encoding phenylacetic acid degradation protein PaaN, which produces MAAAPTAHELIARHRPTLDQALEAIRTRAYWSPHPEHPKAYGEHGSLDAAAGKAAFDALLGTRLDLGQPGTDDWVGGEISPYGIELGVTYPHADLDVLLPAMRAGQRAWREAGAELRAAVCLEILHRISDRTHEFAHAVMHTSGQAFMMAFQAGGPHAQDRGLEAVAYAYAEQTRTPDTAEWSKPQGKRDPLALTKTFTPVPRGTALVIGCNTFPTWNGYPGLFASLATGNAVLVKPHPRAVLPLALTVRTAREVLAEAGFDANLVALAAERPGEGIAKALATRPEIRIIDYTGSTAFGDWLEANARQAKVYTEKAGVNTVVLESTGDYKGMLANLAFSLSLYSGQMCTTPQNLLIPRDGIRTDQGPKSFDEVAADLAKAVDSLLGDDARANALLGAIVNPDVKARLEAAAALGEVALASREIANPDFPDAVVRTPVIVKLDGAKPEAEAAYLSECFGPVSFAVAVDSAADAVELLRRTVREKGAMTVGAHTTDDEVERAIEEVCLEEAAQLSLNLTGGVYVNQTAAFSDFHGSGGNPAANAALTDGAFVADRFRVVEVRRDA; this is translated from the coding sequence ATGGCCGCCGCACCGACCGCGCACGAGCTGATCGCCCGCCACCGGCCCACTCTCGACCAGGCGCTGGAGGCCATCCGCACGCGCGCGTACTGGTCGCCCCACCCCGAGCACCCCAAGGCCTACGGGGAGCACGGCAGCCTGGACGCCGCGGCGGGCAAGGCCGCCTTCGACGCCCTGCTGGGCACCCGCCTCGACCTCGGCCAGCCCGGCACCGACGACTGGGTGGGCGGCGAGATCTCGCCGTACGGCATCGAGCTGGGCGTGACGTATCCGCACGCGGACCTCGACGTGCTGCTGCCCGCCATGCGCGCCGGACAGCGGGCCTGGCGCGAGGCGGGCGCGGAGCTGCGGGCCGCGGTCTGCCTGGAGATCCTGCACCGGATCAGCGACCGGACGCACGAGTTCGCGCACGCGGTCATGCACACCTCCGGCCAGGCCTTCATGATGGCGTTCCAGGCGGGCGGCCCGCACGCCCAGGACCGCGGCCTGGAAGCGGTGGCGTACGCGTACGCGGAGCAGACGCGCACCCCCGACACAGCGGAGTGGAGCAAGCCGCAGGGCAAGCGCGATCCGCTCGCCCTCACCAAGACGTTCACCCCGGTCCCCCGCGGCACCGCCCTGGTCATCGGCTGCAACACCTTCCCGACGTGGAACGGCTACCCGGGCCTGTTCGCCTCCCTGGCCACCGGTAACGCGGTCCTGGTCAAGCCGCACCCGCGCGCGGTGCTGCCGCTCGCCCTCACCGTGCGCACCGCCCGCGAGGTGCTGGCCGAGGCCGGCTTCGACGCGAACCTGGTGGCGCTGGCCGCCGAGCGGCCCGGCGAGGGCATCGCCAAGGCCCTCGCCACCCGCCCCGAGATCCGGATCATCGACTACACCGGCTCCACGGCCTTCGGCGACTGGCTGGAGGCCAACGCCCGCCAGGCCAAGGTGTACACGGAGAAGGCCGGGGTCAACACGGTCGTCCTGGAGTCGACCGGCGACTACAAGGGGATGCTCGCCAACCTGGCCTTCTCGCTGTCCCTGTACAGCGGCCAGATGTGCACCACCCCGCAGAACCTGCTGATCCCCCGGGACGGCATCCGCACCGACCAGGGCCCCAAGTCCTTCGACGAGGTGGCCGCCGACCTCGCCAAGGCGGTGGACAGCCTGCTCGGCGACGACGCTCGGGCGAACGCCCTGCTCGGCGCGATCGTCAACCCGGACGTCAAGGCCCGCCTCGAGGCCGCGGCGGCGCTCGGCGAGGTCGCCCTCGCCTCCCGCGAGATCGCCAACCCCGACTTCCCGGACGCCGTGGTGCGCACCCCGGTGATCGTGAAGCTGGACGGCGCCAAGCCGGAGGCCGAGGCCGCCTACCTGAGCGAGTGCTTCGGACCGGTCTCCTTCGCGGTCGCCGTCGACTCGGCCGCCGACGCGGTGGAGCTGCTGCGGCGCACCGTCCGTGAGAAGGGCGCGATGACGGTGGGCGCCCACACGACCGACGACGAGGTCGAGCGGGCGATCGAAGAGGTGTGTCTGGAGGAGGCGGCCCAGCTGTCGCTGAACCTCACCGGCGGGGTGTACGTCAACCAGACCGCGGCCTTCTCCGACTTCCACGGCTCGGGCGGCAACCCCGCGGCCAACGCGGCCCTCACGGACGGCGCGTTCGTGGCCGACCGCTTCCGGGTGGTGGAGGTCCGCCGCGACGCGTGA
- a CDS encoding HTTM domain-containing protein, which yields MNGFPRSVSRGITRVTEAALGPYQTAVIRIGFAGTWLLFLLRELPNRQELYGPDGPWNWDLGRQLTESNGAFTSLMWFRGQFWFETVYLLAVLSSLLLLLGWRTRTVSVLFMLGVLSLQNRSVFMGDGGDNVLHLMAIYLVFTRCGRVWSLDARRAGRTEAARARGERVADRIGPVLWGVLGAALIAVTAAGRVQGEWLVPALLWCVWVAQGLYWLVGQRARSAGPRVLLDVVADFTHNAALFVIMAEACLIYSTAGWYKIQGSRWQDGTAVYYPLHLDYFSPWPALSDLLSASGTMMTVVTYGTVIVQVAFPFTLFNRRVKNVLLVAMMTEHAVIAVVLGLPFFSLAMIAADAVFLPTAFLRRLGGAAARARARLPRRPDHRPVAEPSGAAEEGEPAGVGFPA from the coding sequence GTGAACGGTTTCCCGCGCTCCGTCTCCCGGGGCATCACCCGGGTCACCGAAGCGGCACTCGGTCCCTACCAGACGGCCGTGATACGCATCGGCTTCGCCGGGACCTGGCTGCTGTTCCTGCTGCGCGAGCTGCCGAACCGCCAGGAGCTGTACGGGCCCGACGGCCCGTGGAACTGGGACCTCGGCCGGCAGCTGACCGAGAGCAACGGCGCCTTCACGTCCCTGATGTGGTTCCGGGGCCAGTTCTGGTTCGAGACCGTCTATCTGCTCGCCGTGCTCTCCAGCCTGCTGCTGTTGCTGGGCTGGCGCACCCGCACCGTGTCCGTGCTGTTCATGCTCGGTGTGCTCTCGCTCCAGAACCGCAGCGTCTTCATGGGCGACGGCGGGGACAACGTCCTGCACCTGATGGCGATCTACCTGGTCTTCACCCGGTGCGGGCGGGTGTGGTCGCTGGACGCGCGGCGGGCCGGACGGACCGAGGCGGCACGCGCGCGTGGGGAGCGGGTGGCCGACCGGATCGGGCCCGTCCTGTGGGGCGTGCTCGGCGCGGCGCTGATCGCGGTCACCGCGGCGGGCCGGGTCCAGGGCGAGTGGCTGGTGCCCGCCCTGCTGTGGTGCGTGTGGGTGGCGCAGGGGCTGTACTGGCTGGTCGGACAACGGGCGCGGTCGGCCGGGCCGCGGGTCCTGCTCGACGTCGTCGCCGACTTCACGCACAACGCCGCGCTGTTCGTGATCATGGCCGAGGCGTGCCTGATCTACTCGACGGCCGGCTGGTACAAGATCCAGGGCTCGCGCTGGCAGGACGGCACCGCCGTGTACTACCCGCTCCACCTGGACTACTTCTCGCCCTGGCCGGCGCTGTCGGATCTGCTGTCCGCCAGCGGCACGATGATGACGGTCGTCACCTACGGGACGGTGATCGTGCAGGTCGCCTTCCCGTTCACGCTGTTCAACCGGCGGGTGAAGAACGTCCTGCTGGTGGCGATGATGACCGAGCACGCCGTGATCGCGGTCGTGCTGGGGCTGCCGTTCTTCTCGCTGGCGATGATCGCCGCGGACGCGGTGTTCCTGCCGACGGCGTTCCTGCGCAGGCTCGGCGGCGCGGCGGCACGCGCGCGTGCCCGGCTGCCGCGGCGCCCGGACCACCGCCCGGTGGCCGAGCCGTCCGGCGCCGCGGAGGAGGGCGAGCCCGCGGGCGTAGGCTTCCCCGCATGA
- the paaD gene encoding 1,2-phenylacetyl-CoA epoxidase subunit PaaD: MTTTTPLETELLRLAGSVPDPELPVLTLAELGVVRALHLYGTDAVEVELTPTYTGCPAIEAMSLDIERVLREHGVREVTVRTVLAPAWSTDDITAEGRRKLREFGIAPPRVRTPSTPVPLELGPTRTRTHPAPAGVQGTPADPVHCPHCGSADTELLSRFSSTACKALRRCLSCREPFDHFKEV, translated from the coding sequence GTGACCACCACGACCCCGCTGGAGACGGAACTGCTGCGCCTGGCGGGCTCGGTGCCCGACCCCGAGCTGCCCGTGCTCACCCTGGCGGAGCTGGGCGTGGTCCGCGCGCTCCACCTGTACGGCACGGACGCGGTGGAGGTCGAGCTGACCCCCACCTACACCGGCTGCCCGGCGATCGAGGCCATGTCGCTGGACATCGAGCGGGTGCTGCGCGAACACGGCGTGCGGGAGGTCACCGTGCGCACCGTCCTCGCCCCGGCCTGGTCGACGGACGACATCACCGCCGAAGGCCGCCGCAAACTGCGGGAGTTCGGCATAGCGCCCCCGCGTGTCCGCACCCCCTCCACCCCCGTCCCGCTGGAGCTGGGCCCGACCCGCACCCGCACCCACCCGGCCCCGGCCGGTGTGCAGGGAACGCCCGCGGACCCGGTCCACTGCCCGCACTGCGGATCGGCCGACACCGAGCTGCTCAGCAGGTTCTCGTCGACCGCGTGCAAGGCGCTGCGCCGCTGCCTGTCCTGCCGGGAACCGTTCGACCACTTCAAGGAGGTGTGA
- a CDS encoding 2Fe-2S iron-sulfur cluster-binding protein, with translation MARFHPLPVTAVERLTDDSVALTFAVPPELREEYRHAAGQHLALRRSADGTEVRRTYSICSPAPDPGGEGPRTLRVGVRLVEGGAFSTYALKEINLGDELEVMTPAGRFTLEPAPGLYAAVVGGSGITPVLSIATTLLARAPEARFCLIRSDRTTASTMFLEEVADLKDCYPERLQLVTVLSREEQQAGLPSGRLDRARLGELLPALLPVSEVAGWFLCGPFGLVQGAEQALRALGVPRARVHEEIFHVDAGTEPGPAPSATAPAHSTVTVRLDGRGGTWPVQEGETLLETVLRNRPDAPYACKGGVCGTCRAFLVTGEVRMDRNFALEPEETDAGYVLACQSHPATEQVELDFDR, from the coding sequence ATGGCCCGCTTCCACCCCTTGCCCGTGACGGCGGTCGAGCGGCTCACCGACGACTCGGTGGCCCTCACCTTCGCGGTGCCGCCCGAGCTGCGCGAGGAGTACCGGCACGCGGCGGGCCAGCACCTCGCGCTGCGCCGGTCGGCCGACGGCACCGAAGTCCGGCGGACGTACTCGATCTGCTCCCCGGCCCCCGACCCCGGCGGCGAGGGACCGCGGACCCTGCGGGTCGGCGTGCGGCTGGTGGAGGGCGGCGCCTTCTCCACGTACGCCCTGAAGGAGATCAACCTCGGGGACGAGCTGGAGGTGATGACCCCGGCGGGCCGCTTCACCCTGGAGCCCGCACCCGGCCTGTACGCGGCGGTCGTCGGCGGCAGCGGCATCACACCGGTGCTGTCCATCGCCACCACCCTGCTGGCCCGCGCCCCCGAAGCCCGTTTCTGTCTGATACGCAGCGACCGCACGACGGCGTCGACGATGTTCCTGGAGGAGGTCGCCGACCTGAAGGACTGCTACCCCGAGCGGTTGCAGCTGGTGACGGTGCTGTCCCGGGAGGAGCAGCAGGCGGGGCTGCCCTCCGGGCGGCTGGACCGGGCGCGGCTCGGCGAGCTGCTGCCCGCGCTGCTGCCGGTGTCCGAGGTGGCGGGCTGGTTCCTGTGCGGCCCCTTCGGGCTGGTGCAGGGCGCCGAGCAGGCGCTGCGCGCCCTGGGCGTGCCCCGGGCCAGGGTCCACGAGGAGATCTTCCATGTGGACGCCGGTACGGAGCCCGGTCCCGCGCCGTCCGCGACGGCACCCGCGCACAGCACGGTCACCGTCCGGCTCGACGGCCGCGGCGGCACCTGGCCGGTCCAGGAGGGCGAGACCCTGCTGGAGACGGTGCTGCGCAACCGGCCCGACGCGCCGTACGCCTGCAAGGGCGGCGTGTGCGGGACGTGCCGGGCGTTCCTGGTCACGGGCGAGGTGCGGATGGACCGCAACTTCGCGCTGGAGCCGGAGGAGACGGACGCGGGATACGTCCTGGCCTGCCAGTCGCACCCGGCGACGGAGCAGGTGGAGCTGGACTTCGACCGCTGA
- a CDS encoding 3-hydroxyacyl-CoA dehydrogenase has translation MTALDLSSPVAVVGTGTMGQGIAQVALVAGHVVRLYDALPGKAAEAAAAIGARLDRLVEKDRLTGAERDAARARLAPAESLAELADCALVVEAVLEDLDAKRALLTELEGIVADDCLIATNTSSLSVTAVGGALRGPGRFVGLHFFNPAPLMPLVEVVSGFATDVTSATRAYETARAWGKTPVACADTPGFIVNRIARPFYAEAFAVHEGQAADPATIDAVLRESGGFRMGAFELTDLIGQDVNESVTHSVWRSFFQDVRFTPSLAQRRLVESGRLGRKSGHGWYEYGEGAERPEPHTAEPAQPPAYVVAEGDMGPAAEVLALVREAGIQVREEDEDHGTRLVLPSGGQLVLADGQSSVEFRDVVYFDLALDYRRATRIALSASQDTSPRTLSEAIGLFQALGKAVSVIGDVPGMIVARTVARIIDLAHDAVAKGVATEEDIDTAMCLGVNYPLGPFEWSRRLGRTWAYGLLDDLHLRDPSGRYAPSLALYRHAYATDKREAAS, from the coding sequence ATGACAGCACTCGACCTCAGCAGCCCCGTGGCCGTCGTCGGCACCGGCACCATGGGCCAGGGCATAGCCCAGGTCGCGCTGGTCGCGGGCCACGTCGTACGTCTGTACGACGCTCTGCCCGGGAAGGCCGCCGAGGCGGCCGCCGCGATCGGCGCCCGGCTCGACCGGCTCGTCGAGAAGGACCGGCTCACCGGCGCCGAACGGGACGCGGCCCGCGCCCGGCTCGCGCCCGCGGAAAGCCTCGCCGAGCTGGCCGACTGCGCCCTCGTCGTCGAGGCCGTCCTGGAGGACCTGGACGCCAAGCGGGCCCTGCTGACGGAGCTGGAGGGCATCGTCGCCGACGACTGCCTGATCGCCACCAACACCTCGTCCCTGTCGGTCACCGCCGTCGGCGGTGCGCTGCGCGGCCCCGGCCGCTTCGTCGGCCTGCACTTCTTCAACCCGGCGCCGCTGATGCCGCTGGTCGAGGTGGTCTCCGGCTTCGCCACCGACGTCACCTCGGCCACGCGCGCGTACGAGACGGCCCGCGCCTGGGGCAAGACCCCGGTCGCCTGCGCCGACACCCCCGGCTTCATCGTCAACCGCATCGCCCGCCCCTTCTACGCCGAGGCGTTCGCCGTCCACGAGGGGCAGGCGGCCGACCCCGCCACCATCGACGCCGTGCTGCGCGAGTCCGGCGGTTTCAGGATGGGCGCCTTCGAGCTGACCGATCTCATCGGCCAGGACGTCAACGAGTCCGTCACGCACTCCGTATGGCGGTCCTTCTTCCAGGACGTGCGCTTCACCCCCTCGCTGGCCCAGCGGCGCCTGGTGGAGTCGGGCCGGCTCGGCCGCAAGAGCGGCCACGGCTGGTACGAGTACGGGGAGGGCGCCGAGCGCCCCGAACCGCACACCGCCGAGCCCGCGCAGCCGCCCGCCTACGTCGTCGCCGAGGGCGACATGGGACCGGCGGCGGAGGTGCTCGCCCTCGTCCGCGAGGCGGGCATCCAGGTCCGCGAGGAGGACGAGGACCACGGCACCCGCCTGGTGCTGCCGAGCGGCGGACAGCTGGTCCTCGCCGACGGTCAGAGCTCCGTGGAGTTCCGCGACGTCGTCTACTTCGACCTCGCCCTCGACTACCGCCGCGCCACCCGGATCGCGCTGTCCGCCTCCCAGGACACCTCCCCGCGGACCCTGTCCGAGGCCATCGGCCTCTTCCAGGCGCTCGGCAAGGCCGTCAGCGTCATCGGGGACGTCCCCGGCATGATCGTGGCGCGCACGGTCGCACGGATCATCGACCTGGCGCACGACGCCGTCGCCAAGGGAGTGGCCACCGAGGAGGACATCGACACCGCGATGTGCCTGGGCGTCAACTACCCCCTGGGCCCCTTCGAATGGAGCCGCCGCCTCGGCCGCACCTGGGCCTACGGACTCCTGGACGACCTGCATCTGCGCGATCCGTCCGGACGCTACGCCCCGTCCCTCGCGCTGTACCGCCACGCGTACGCCACCGACAAGCGGGAGGCCGCCTCATGA
- the paaC gene encoding 1,2-phenylacetyl-CoA epoxidase subunit PaaC: MTATAPAPATTAALALGDDALVLSHRLGEWVGHAPVLEEEVALSNIALDLLGQARVLLSMAGDEDELAYLREERAFTQLQLVEQPNGDFAHTIVRQLYFSTYQHLLYAELATGSGVFAPLAGKAVKEVAYHRDHAEQWTLRLGDGTDVSHERMRRACTALWRFTGEMFQPVEGLDVDLAALEAAWLESVTAVLDRATLELPEGPRSGAWSAGAGRQGLHTEPFGPMLAEMQHLHRSHPGATW, encoded by the coding sequence GTGACGGCCACGGCCCCCGCCCCCGCCACCACCGCCGCCCTGGCCCTGGGTGACGACGCCCTGGTGCTCTCCCACCGCCTGGGAGAGTGGGTCGGTCACGCGCCCGTCCTGGAGGAGGAGGTCGCCCTCTCCAACATCGCCCTGGACCTGCTGGGCCAGGCCCGCGTCCTGCTGTCGATGGCCGGTGACGAGGACGAGCTGGCGTATCTGCGCGAGGAGCGCGCCTTCACCCAGCTCCAGCTCGTCGAGCAGCCCAACGGCGACTTCGCGCACACGATCGTCCGCCAGCTCTACTTCTCCACCTACCAGCACCTCCTGTACGCCGAACTGGCGACGGGATCAGGGGTGTTCGCCCCGCTCGCCGGTAAGGCCGTCAAGGAGGTCGCCTACCACCGCGACCACGCCGAGCAGTGGACGCTGCGGCTCGGCGACGGCACCGACGTCAGCCATGAGCGCATGCGGCGCGCCTGCACCGCGCTGTGGCGGTTCACCGGCGAGATGTTCCAGCCGGTGGAGGGCCTGGACGTCGACCTGGCCGCCCTGGAGGCCGCCTGGCTGGAGTCCGTCACCGCCGTGCTGGACCGGGCCACGCTGGAGCTGCCCGAGGGCCCGCGCTCCGGGGCGTGGTCGGCGGGCGCGGGCCGGCAGGGCCTGCACACCGAGCCGTTCGGGCCGATGCTCGCCGAGATGCAGCATTTGCACCGCAGCCACCCGGGGGCGACATGGTGA